The following are from one region of the Blastocatellia bacterium genome:
- a CDS encoding AraC family transcriptional regulator gives MWHGRALFLCTSVDTTSHQHHAVQLSVGLDRAFRLRSDAESWSEYPVVLIDGDQPHQLDSLSAPVASLYLDPESEIGRRLSTGLKEKAHRLLALPAAADFVPQLRGLWSQGVSCREATELTDRLVHALTGFTQADRPLDSRVANACQILDALPEPRIPAGELAARVGLSAGRFAHLFREQTGLPVRRYLLWLRLLKAISQLSRAASLTDAAHAAGFADSAHLTRTFRRMFGITPSEIFRSSQFVQVIACPPQVE, from the coding sequence TTGTGGCATGGCCGCGCCCTGTTTCTCTGTACGTCGGTCGACACCACCTCCCACCAGCACCACGCGGTACAACTTTCCGTTGGTCTTGATCGAGCGTTCCGCTTGCGCAGCGATGCTGAGAGTTGGAGTGAATACCCGGTGGTTCTGATTGACGGCGACCAGCCCCATCAACTCGACAGCCTCAGCGCGCCAGTGGCCAGCCTCTACCTCGATCCTGAAAGTGAGATTGGAAGGCGATTGTCGACTGGCTTGAAAGAGAAGGCCCACCGGCTGCTCGCCTTGCCCGCGGCTGCCGACTTCGTCCCGCAACTTCGCGGCCTTTGGTCGCAAGGAGTCTCCTGCCGGGAGGCGACTGAATTAACGGACCGCCTTGTCCACGCCTTAACCGGATTCACTCAAGCGGACCGCCCGTTGGATTCGCGTGTCGCGAACGCTTGCCAAATTCTCGACGCCCTTCCAGAGCCTCGCATCCCGGCCGGGGAACTCGCCGCCCGCGTCGGGCTCTCGGCGGGCAGGTTCGCCCACCTCTTTCGGGAACAGACGGGCTTGCCGGTCAGGAGGTACTTGTTGTGGCTCAGACTTCTGAAGGCCATAAGTCAGTTGTCCCGAGCAGCATCTCTGACCGACGCCGCTCACGCAGCCGGCTTTGCCGATTCCGCCCACCTGACCCGCACCTTCAGGCGGATGTTCGGCATCACGCCATCAGAAATCTTCCGGAGTAGCCAGTTTGTTCAAGTGATTGCTTGCCCTCCCCAGGTAGAATGA